The Salvia splendens isolate huo1 chromosome 20, SspV2, whole genome shotgun sequence nucleotide sequence ttcctttttagtttgtcctaaataagatgacacatttctatttttaaaaattttctctCACCAATTAATACACCTAACCATTTTTCCCTTctcaattaaatattcaactcactttctctcttcatttaatacttacacacacattttctctctccaattaaacacattaaccaacaaCTTCTAAAATCTCATACCGGCTAAGAAATGGACGGAGACATTAACCGACTTGACAACTCGAAGTAGTAGCTTGGGAATAGGAACTATGTATATATGACCAACGAGGACATCTGAGAGCCAACTCGAAGTGGTGGCAAGGAAAGTAGTTAGCATCCAAAAGAACACTCTCTTAAATCTCACTAATAGACTTGTAATTTTTGATGAGTTTTCATGTTTGATCGGTAACATTTGAACTATATCCTTATGCATATAGCATGATCTATTCAATCAAAGTTACTGACACACATTTGATTAGAAAGAACTATCCATCTTAATCGCAATTGAAACATACTAATTGAATGGTACCTGTATGAAGAGAAAAAGTGTGGCGACGAAGAGAAGAATAGTGCAGATGGTGTAAACGAGTGGAACGGCAAACTCGACGAGAGCGAGCTGCAGATCGTACTCCATCAGCGACATCCGGTAATCGATGGCGGCGAGATGCGCGAAGAGATCGTGCACGTTCACGATTATAACCGCGAAATATCCCAACAGCAGCAGCACCAGTCCGGATCTAGGCTCGCCGGAGAACTGCGCGACGAAGCAGCCGACGAGGAGGATCGTGGCGAAGATGTAGAGCCCCGCGTTCATGTACTCCGCCCGGTGCCGCGACACTCTCGACCCGTACGTTCGGGCCTCTCGCGCCGACGTCaccatttttctctttcttcagagatgatgagagagagagagagagagggatttTGGTTCGTTGAGGAAGAAGAATTAGTCAGTGTAGATTGGGGAGTTTGTTTATATGTTTACGTGGCTCTATGCATGAGTATCGTCGCGGTTGGTGTGATGCTTCTGCTGCAACACGTGTCGCTTTCGCCATATCGATTAATGGGTCATTATTTATTAAGGAAGTTGAATTAAGTAAAAGTGGATTGAGGCCGCCGCCGTCATGACCATTTCCGGCGAAACGGCTGCTAAAAGAAGGTATCGCATTCTATTCCACTCCACCTGTTTGACAAAATGCTCCAACGAATTACGTATGGCAGAAGCAGAAATGTAGGTGATGGAGTTTAattatttgttgtttttgttaggATCCAAACAGAACACAGCCATTGAGATGAATTGAACAGTAAACATGAAGCTCATAATATCCAAAATGTATATTGATAGAACAGTAAACATCGAGAtttgttgtttgatgaattgattttaattaccaGGGCACTTATTCATTAATTGATAGGGTGTTTGATACTTTGATATATGCTGCATTAGGATTTCATAGGTGActtttgtatttgattataaacgccctaataataaaaaaaacaagatgTAATTAAAAAACCTGATATAGTAAATACTTGTATAGTATATTATTCTCCATCAGGAATGTATGGGCTATAAACTGGTAATTGTTTATCCAAACTTTCCAAATTATACATCAAATTCTGGTGACTATGGAGCTTGTTGTCAAGTGATTCTCATAGGTTGAAAAGGATGCAAGTTTTATACAGAATGATGAACaactttgtttttttcttttgcataTAAACCTTTAGGTACATTCTTTAGTAATCTTTCATTTATAGATATAGTTTCTCTAGCATGCCGCAACTTTTTCCTCATTCGTTTTTTGCGAGGTGGATCCAAATCATTCTGCATCTACCTCTTTCTCATGTATATGGCATTTATTCTCAAGTATATCAACTAGTTGGCCTGTGAAAAAGGGAATCACAGAGTCAGAAATGCTTGCTTTTTAGTTGAAACAGATTGATTTTTTTGAGTTGGCTGAGACACAGTTATTGATTCTGTTAACTATGTGACAAAATGAAACTCACTTTTGTTGCATCAGTAACCACCAGCTGCAACTGCTGCTGAATTGCTTTCTCATCACCTTTTTCCTCATCCACCTTTAGATACTGAATTGGTTTATCTACTGTGTTTGCCTCTTTCACCTCTAGATGTTGCTCGGACTTCTCGGAAGGAGTTTTGAGATCCCATTTCTGAGGTTGTTTCACACTCCCCC carries:
- the LOC121782061 gene encoding uncharacterized protein LOC121782061; protein product: MVTSAREARTYGSRVSRHRAEYMNAGLYIFATILLVGCFVAQFSGEPRSGLVLLLLGYFAVIIVNVHDLFAHLAAIDYRMSLMEYDLQLALVEFAVPLVYTICTILLFVATLFLFIQAEKGYGLLNWRSML